Genomic segment of Populus nigra chromosome 14, ddPopNigr1.1, whole genome shotgun sequence:
GCAAGAACCTGTTCTTGAAACTTGAGCTCATAGCCTTCAGCTTTCGACTTGAGCCTTTCAACATCAGCACCATATCTTTCATAGGTTTCCTTCAATTCCACAAGCTTTGCTTCAAGATTTCTTATCTCATCTTCAGTTCGCACTCGTTTGAATCTAGCTTCTATATACCTCCTTGTTTTTGTGGCGCCTTCAGAATCGAAGGCAAGGCTTAAAAGGAGACCTAGCTTGGAGCGTAAAAATCCAACATTCATGCCAAATAGCTCAGAAGCCTTCAAAGCCTTGTCCCAAGTAGCAAATTCATCGCGTGAGGTGTTAAGAGTGCAAGCTCTCATTGCATCAGCAATATTAACAGTTTCAGAAATTATCCCAGCAATCAGCTTAAGATTAACTCCCTTGATAAGATTGTCATGAAGGAATGCATTCTGACTGCAGCAGAGTTTGTAGTACTTATTCCGAATGTCTTCTGAAAGTTCCGAATCTAAAAGTAACCCATCAACCAGAATGTTGAAATCCTCAAAGCTTTTGATGTCTTTAAATTGAACAGCAGGTAACGATAACTTGAAACCTTCTAGAACTTCTGAACCAACCTCTTCACTATCATTTTCAGATTGCTCGGCGGGTTGGCCAGCTTGCAGGACTGACGGTCTCAGTTGGCCAgacttcttatttttcttttgaacaaTAGCTAGTGGAAGAGACCTGGGACGCTTCCTCTTTGAACTTTTACTAGCAGTATTGCCCCTTTCAGCGTTATCTTTTTTTACCAAGTTTGACACCCAGATGCAACaaggaaatattaaaaattaacatacaCAGGAAACCAAAAATTGCAAGACAGAGCCATAACCCAACTTGCCTGcaatgttttgtttaatttgagcATCCAAATTCAGCAGACCTAGAGCACCATCCACTTCGGTCAAATCATTTGCCCTTATTACGTACACCTGCATCAATGAATCAGACACTTGTCATGAAGGGGGTGACTCCAAAAGTAAAGCTCCAGTAAAAAGAAATTGCATGTCTTCATGATTTGCACCACTTATATTGCTGGAATCAGTCGAAGTGGAAAATTAACAATTTGGCTGTATTGAACAAGGGAAAGCTGTTGCTCCTTCAATAGAACTCAGTAGGTAGGGCATGCCATGACACCAAACATATTATTGGACATCTTCAATTCGTAGTTGCTGTGTCAGTCAAAAATACCTTAATGCTATTGGCTAGTAAAACTTCATGTGTTAACTTATATTTCTGACAGAAGTTACTCTCCAAAGGTATCATTTATGTATTGTAGGAGGGGAGGCACTTGGTATTAGACTTTCAAAGGGTCTGTCAAAGATGAATTCCAATACTTGACTGGGTTCCAAAAAACTTGGACTTCAAACAACAAAGTGAGTTTTTTCACATAGCCTGCAGATGATGAAACATGCGCAAAATGAACCTGGTGAGGCAGTAGTGAAGTTAATTTTGCCCCCAGTATTGTGTTTCTCATGTTCAAGTCCCACAAGGATTACTGGTCATTCGTCCTGCCACTCTCTTGTCAAATCAGATATGATGTGAGTTATTTCCATAATTCAGCCTTTATTCCACAGAATAAAAGACAGTTCCTAGTTTCCAAACATGAATCATTCTCCCACCAACCAAAAGGCAGATGATAATCATTTCCAGCATGTTCTAAGGTATTTTCTACACTTACGAACACAAGGAGTCATGCAGCTCACATTAAATGTAGTAATTTCTATGTTTTTGccattttatcattcaaatttctaaGTTTCTAACCCAAACACATACCATATAATGAGTGCTGAAAGAAAAGGTCAGCATATGAACATAACAATCAATTCAAACCATCACCTTAAATGTGCAAGATTCGATTAATTGAAAGACCAATACATCCCCTTCAAACAATCGGTGTGCAACACAGAACTGTCTCCAACCAGCACTCAAGCCTGTCTTATATGCAATGTATTTCATCTTGAATTCCTTCCCACATTCATCTTGCAAAGTCACTGTAGCATCCACATGTGGTAAATGTGCTCTACAGAATTGTCCAGGAAGCCCCTGTTGTATGAAAATAACCATGTCATAGCATATGTAAGCCCGTGTTTCTTTGGGAGGTTATCAACCAACTCAAGCTCATGCAATGTTGTTGCTCTTACCATCCAAAAACAACTAGCAACATGTGATCTGACCAACGATTTCACAAAGCTAGGGAATGCTGGTTCTAGATTGGATTGGACCTCTTCTGCCCGAATCAAAGCAGATGACCTAGTTTCTCCAACAGTGTTTGATCTTTCAACTGGAGCCCTATTCTGCCTACAGCTTCAGCAAAAGCAGAAACAAATGGATCACAAGTTAGATTTTCAAAAGCCAAACAGCTAAGactgaaataaaagaaaggcATAGTCTATTCCTCACTGACCAGATACACTTCCCTGCATGACCTGATATCACCTGTTCAAGAATTTATCACAGTTCTTGTTAGTATACAACTGAGAGAGCAACATATATCACTAGCTAGTTATGGTCCTAAAGAAGCGAGATACTGAGTGGAAAAGTTTACAAACAATCCTGCATCTAAGCATTTCCAAGTGCTCTCAAGTCTCTAATCAGCATTCGTGCAGTTGCAAACCCAAGACTAACAATCCCCCATGTACAACTTGAGGAGCAATACCATCACTACACTCATTGTAATAGAGAACTAAAGTCATCTAGATTAATTTTGGTTGACAAAATAAGAATGACATAAAACATACCACAAGAAAGGCTAAAAACCAAAAGTCAGATATCAGCAGGAAACAAAGTTCCAGAAGTCAATTCCACctgaattatattatttgcaGAAAATCCCAGCTGCATAGACGTATGGGTCCAATTAACTTGCAAATGAGGGGTTAGTGATTTAGTTGAGTTCAGTAGATGACTAGATGGGTAAtagttttgtaagaaaaaaaaacattgcaggATGAGAC
This window contains:
- the LOC133673480 gene encoding B3 domain-containing protein Os01g0234100-like isoform X1, producing MSGRVKKEVEETDLIKPQPFHGENRKYVEDGDVILAQLGKQKSPMETTAKRLKIKRRYSDSKLKFVISGHAGKCICCRQNRAPVERSNTVGETRSSALIRAEEVQSNLEPAFPSFVKSLVRSHVASCFWMGLPGQFCRAHLPHVDATVTLQDECGKEFKMKYIAYKTGLSAGWRQFCVAHRLFEGDVLVFQLIESCTFKVYVIRANDLTEVDGALGLLNLDAQIKQNIADNAERGNTASKSSKRKRPRSLPLAIVQKKNKKSGQLRPSVLQAGQPAEQSENDSEEVGSEVLEGFKLSLPAVQFKDIKSFEDFNILVDGLLLDSELSEDIRNKYYKLCCSQNAFLHDNLIKGVNLKLIAGIISETVNIADAMRACTLNTSRDEFATWDKALKASELFGMNVGFLRSKLGLLLSLAFDSEGATKTRRYIEARFKRVRTEDEIRNLEAKLVELKETYERYGADVERLKSKAEGYELKFQEQVLAPW
- the LOC133673480 gene encoding B3 domain-containing protein Os01g0234100-like isoform X2 — translated: MSGRVKKEVEETDLIKPQPFHGENRKYVEDGDVILAQLGKQKSPMETTAKRLKIKRRYSDSKLKFVISGHAGKCIWQNRAPVERSNTVGETRSSALIRAEEVQSNLEPAFPSFVKSLVRSHVASCFWMGLPGQFCRAHLPHVDATVTLQDECGKEFKMKYIAYKTGLSAGWRQFCVAHRLFEGDVLVFQLIESCTFKVYVIRANDLTEVDGALGLLNLDAQIKQNIADNAERGNTASKSSKRKRPRSLPLAIVQKKNKKSGQLRPSVLQAGQPAEQSENDSEEVGSEVLEGFKLSLPAVQFKDIKSFEDFNILVDGLLLDSELSEDIRNKYYKLCCSQNAFLHDNLIKGVNLKLIAGIISETVNIADAMRACTLNTSRDEFATWDKALKASELFGMNVGFLRSKLGLLLSLAFDSEGATKTRRYIEARFKRVRTEDEIRNLEAKLVELKETYERYGADVERLKSKAEGYELKFQEQVLAPW
- the LOC133673480 gene encoding B3 domain-containing protein Os01g0234100-like isoform X4, with the translated sequence MSGRVKKEVEETDLIKPQPFHGENRKYVEDGDGKQKSPMETTAKRLKIKRRYSDSKLKFVISGHAGKCIWQNRAPVERSNTVGETRSSALIRAEEVQSNLEPAFPSFVKSLVRSHVASCFWMGLPGQFCRAHLPHVDATVTLQDECGKEFKMKYIAYKTGLSAGWRQFCVAHRLFEGDVLVFQLIESCTFKVYVIRANDLTEVDGALGLLNLDAQIKQNIADNAERGNTASKSSKRKRPRSLPLAIVQKKNKKSGQLRPSVLQAGQPAEQSENDSEEVGSEVLEGFKLSLPAVQFKDIKSFEDFNILVDGLLLDSELSEDIRNKYYKLCCSQNAFLHDNLIKGVNLKLIAGIISETVNIADAMRACTLNTSRDEFATWDKALKASELFGMNVGFLRSKLGLLLSLAFDSEGATKTRRYIEARFKRVRTEDEIRNLEAKLVELKETYERYGADVERLKSKAEGYELKFQEQVLAPW
- the LOC133673480 gene encoding B3 domain-containing protein Os01g0234100-like isoform X3 is translated as MSGRVKKEVEETDLIKPQPFHGENRKYVEDGDGKQKSPMETTAKRLKIKRRYSDSKLKFVISGHAGKCICCRQNRAPVERSNTVGETRSSALIRAEEVQSNLEPAFPSFVKSLVRSHVASCFWMGLPGQFCRAHLPHVDATVTLQDECGKEFKMKYIAYKTGLSAGWRQFCVAHRLFEGDVLVFQLIESCTFKVYVIRANDLTEVDGALGLLNLDAQIKQNIADNAERGNTASKSSKRKRPRSLPLAIVQKKNKKSGQLRPSVLQAGQPAEQSENDSEEVGSEVLEGFKLSLPAVQFKDIKSFEDFNILVDGLLLDSELSEDIRNKYYKLCCSQNAFLHDNLIKGVNLKLIAGIISETVNIADAMRACTLNTSRDEFATWDKALKASELFGMNVGFLRSKLGLLLSLAFDSEGATKTRRYIEARFKRVRTEDEIRNLEAKLVELKETYERYGADVERLKSKAEGYELKFQEQVLAPW